Proteins from a genomic interval of Candidatus Korarchaeum sp.:
- a CDS encoding CBS domain-containing protein: MAWKPKRKASLSLEDFMVRNPISLPENASVDDAFKVMWENRIGSVLIVDSDGKLKGIVTQRDLLYAGCRGLIGKNVSVKEIMSENPITAKPSDSLQEAVRRMRVNDVSHLPVVDDQGRPIGIFSMRDVIDIFMLLVGTLFSEMS, translated from the coding sequence ATGGCTTGGAAGCCGAAGAGGAAGGCCTCCCTCAGTCTGGAGGATTTCATGGTAAGGAATCCGATTTCCCTCCCTGAAAATGCTTCAGTAGATGATGCCTTCAAGGTGATGTGGGAGAACAGGATAGGGAGCGTTCTCATCGTTGATAGCGATGGTAAGCTCAAGGGGATAGTTACTCAGAGGGATCTGCTTTATGCAGGATGCAGGGGACTCATAGGAAAGAATGTGAGCGTTAAGGAGATAATGAGTGAGAATCCTATAACTGCGAAACCATCTGATTCCCTTCAGGAAGCTGTAAGGAGAATGAGGGTCAATGATGTCTCCCATTTACCGGTAGTAGATGATCAGGGAAGGCCAATAGGCATATTCTCGATGAGAGATGTCATAGATATATTCATGCTCCTAGTGGGGACTCTATTCTCCGAGATGAGTTGA